In one window of Candidatus Zixiibacteriota bacterium DNA:
- a CDS encoding DUF1573 domain-containing protein, whose product MTGRHIVSLFMISLILLINQTGFGAEARQPSIKLLDNFYDFGFVPIDYKLIHTFQIRNDGQAGLVINKLVPNCDCTHAQVMDTLVAPDSITTIKILFDTKNYYGPSTRHITVHSNDPDNPAVELEYASAIGMVPRYFKVEPQSLFYLPGHKSKKITLINLSEDKLKYDLEIEPGSLFTVNKTSGEIDSRDSTILDVQPLESLPRGTHYSNFTVNFGDKSDARLTVPVKIVRY is encoded by the coding sequence ATGACAGGTCGCCATATTGTTTCCCTTTTTATGATTTCTCTTATTTTGCTTATAAACCAGACTGGATTCGGGGCCGAAGCCCGGCAGCCAAGTATCAAATTGCTTGATAATTTCTATGATTTCGGTTTTGTCCCCATAGATTATAAGCTGATCCACACCTTTCAAATACGGAACGATGGCCAGGCCGGATTGGTAATTAATAAATTGGTCCCCAATTGTGATTGCACTCATGCCCAGGTTATGGATACTCTGGTGGCACCCGACTCGATCACGACTATCAAAATACTTTTTGATACCAAAAATTATTATGGACCAAGTACCCGGCATATCACGGTGCATTCTAATGATCCCGACAATCCGGCCGTGGAGCTGGAGTATGCCTCCGCTATCGGTATGGTCCCTCGATATTTCAAAGTGGAACCGCAGTCATTGTTTTATCTTCCCGGGCACAAATCCAAGAAAATCACCCTGATAAATTTATCCGAGGATAAACTAAAATACGATCTTGAAATTGAGCCGGGATCGCTATTCACAGTCAATAAAACCTCGGGTGAAATCGATTCCAGGGATTCAACCATTCTTGATGTTCAGCCGCTTGAATCCTTACCAAGGGGGACCCATTACAGTAATTTCACGGTTAATTTCGGCGACAAATCCGATGCCCGTTTAACCGTCCCGGTTAAGATCGTGCGCTATTGA
- a CDS encoding YjbQ family protein has translation MKSYTEYLTFNTKKRREYLNITDQVNSALRKSGIQEGFILVSTMHITAGIYVNDAESGLIADIDDWLQKLAPDGVDYRHHRTGEDNGDAHLKNLLIGHQELIPVTKGKFDFGPWQQIYYAEFDGRRDKRVIIKIIGE, from the coding sequence ATGAAAAGTTATACCGAATATTTAACCTTTAATACCAAGAAGAGACGCGAGTATTTAAACATTACCGATCAGGTCAACTCGGCCCTGAGAAAAAGCGGAATTCAGGAAGGATTCATTCTTGTTTCCACCATGCATATAACCGCGGGTATTTATGTTAACGACGCCGAAAGCGGTTTGATCGCGGATATAGATGACTGGTTACAAAAACTCGCCCCCGATGGGGTCGATTATCGGCATCATCGGACCGGTGAGGATAACGGTGATGCTCATTTGAAAAACCTCCTGATTGGGCATCAGGAGTTAATCCCGGTGACTAAAGGCAAGTTTGATTTTGGACCCTGGCAGCAAATTTACTATGCCGAGTTTGATGGTCGACGTGACAAACGAGTCATCATCAAAATAATAGGCGAATAA
- a CDS encoding cysteine synthase family protein codes for MKYAENILQLIGRTPMVRINNGLTSGGPLMLGKLEFLNPGGSVKDRMALYILKKALDEGQLKPGDTVIDNTSGNAGGALAMVASVLGLKAILTTPEKTSKEKVDLIKSFGAEVIVTPSDLEHEDPQGAYMLAINLAKKHGYFHMNQYHSRDNVEAHYYSTGPEIWDDTDGKITHFVAGIGTGGTFSGAVKFLKEKKAEIKAIAVDPEGSMFTDYIKFKKIVRPAAYKVEGIGTDCITGAMYPDLVDEIITVSDRDSFLTARQIARKEGISVGGSSGAALWAAYRVARNLDERNLIVVIIPDPGSKYLSKCYNDIWMRENGFIEEKLKQEKLEV; via the coding sequence ATGAAATATGCTGAAAATATATTGCAATTAATCGGTCGAACGCCCATGGTCAGGATCAATAACGGCTTAACCTCGGGCGGTCCCCTGATGCTGGGCAAACTGGAATTTCTGAATCCCGGGGGATCTGTAAAAGACCGCATGGCTCTTTACATCCTTAAAAAAGCCCTGGACGAAGGTCAGCTGAAGCCGGGTGATACTGTCATTGACAATACCTCCGGCAATGCCGGCGGAGCGTTGGCTATGGTAGCTTCAGTCCTGGGACTTAAGGCCATTCTGACGACCCCGGAAAAAACCAGTAAAGAAAAGGTGGACCTTATTAAATCCTTTGGAGCGGAAGTGATTGTGACACCATCCGATCTGGAACATGAGGATCCCCAGGGGGCTTATATGCTGGCTATTAATCTGGCCAAAAAACACGGTTATTTCCATATGAACCAATATCACAGCCGGGATAATGTCGAAGCCCACTATTATTCTACCGGCCCGGAAATATGGGATGATACGGACGGCAAAATCACGCATTTCGTGGCCGGTATCGGCACCGGCGGAACCTTTTCCGGCGCCGTTAAATTTTTAAAGGAGAAAAAGGCCGAAATAAAAGCCATTGCCGTCGATCCCGAGGGTTCGATGTTCACGGATTACATTAAATTTAAAAAAATCGTAAGACCGGCGGCATACAAAGTCGAAGGAATCGGAACCGATTGTATAACCGGGGCCATGTACCCTGATCTGGTGGATGAAATCATCACGGTATCTGATCGGGACTCTTTCTTGACAGCGAGGCAAATCGCCCGCAAAGAAGGAATTTCGGTGGGTGGTTCATCGGGGGCGGCTTTGTGGGCCGCTTACCGGGTTGCTCGTAACCTGGATGAGCGCAATCTGATTGTTGTTATTATACCTGATCCCGGCTCCAAGTATTTAAGTAAATGTTATAATGATATCTGGATGAGGGAAAACGGTTTTATTGAAGAAAAGCTGAAGCAGGAAAAGCTGGAGGTTTGA
- a CDS encoding YIP1 family protein, with product MEMENNNLPSGPELPAEPKSGKPAAIFKVFSEPSGVFGTLTGKLDWLIPLIVIAVISCALWPLTAPITTRDMQKKTVANLEKYRDRLPADQYDKIVSDVKKRFEEGASFKWYTPLIFLLWPFISMLIISVIGYISGNFVFGGRSSFWIVMNAVAFAALIGFLGDIVRGLLMYWKDTMFVYTGLGLLKPAEDGSFLHYLLRQVDIFGIWRIIVTCIGLGVVYKMKPSKFGFVLFPIWIVFILLVAILNSTIMMGNLIY from the coding sequence ATGGAAATGGAGAATAACAACTTGCCATCAGGGCCGGAATTGCCGGCCGAACCAAAATCCGGCAAACCGGCGGCCATTTTTAAAGTATTTTCCGAACCATCGGGGGTTTTTGGCACCCTGACAGGAAAACTGGATTGGCTGATACCGCTTATAGTCATTGCCGTTATCAGCTGTGCCCTGTGGCCTCTGACGGCACCCATAACCACCCGCGATATGCAAAAGAAAACGGTGGCTAATCTGGAGAAATATCGTGACCGACTTCCCGCAGACCAGTATGATAAAATCGTCAGTGATGTTAAAAAGAGATTCGAGGAAGGTGCCAGTTTCAAATGGTACACGCCGCTTATATTCCTGCTCTGGCCGTTTATTAGTATGCTGATTATATCCGTGATAGGCTATATCAGCGGCAATTTTGTTTTTGGCGGGCGATCATCCTTCTGGATAGTCATGAATGCTGTGGCCTTTGCCGCCTTGATCGGGTTTCTGGGGGATATTGTCCGGGGGCTTTTAATGTACTGGAAAGACACGATGTTTGTTTATACCGGTCTGGGTCTTTTAAAACCGGCTGAAGATGGCTCGTTTCTGCATTACCTTTTAAGGCAGGTGGATATTTTCGGTATCTGGAGAATCATTGTTACCTGTATCGGGCTCGGTGTTGTCTATAAAATGAAACCATCTAAATTCGGATTCGTATTATTTCCCATATGGATTGTCTTTATATTATTAGTTGCTATTTTGAACAGCACCATTATGATGGGCAATTTAATATATTAA
- a CDS encoding SPOR domain-containing protein, producing MKKLLIPFLLLATLGLFYGCSKDKDVQDLENEVMESESQDYLSDTSTAVATQPAVPAVKDSVKPAYAKTPETAPIEKNRVETSLPERQGIGAYTVQVAAGTNPKYAKYLAETYIKRGFDAFVTEAVVNGETFYRIRVGTYDSFSQAKTAGLDLKDRYSTDFWIDNNY from the coding sequence ATGAAGAAGCTACTAATACCTTTTCTGCTTCTCGCAACTCTGGGATTATTCTATGGTTGCAGCAAGGACAAGGATGTTCAAGATCTGGAAAATGAAGTGATGGAATCGGAATCACAGGATTACCTATCCGATACATCCACGGCGGTTGCGACGCAACCGGCGGTACCGGCAGTTAAGGATTCGGTTAAACCGGCATATGCAAAGACTCCTGAAACGGCGCCTATCGAAAAAAACAGGGTTGAAACCAGCCTGCCCGAGCGTCAGGGAATCGGGGCTTACACCGTCCAGGTGGCAGCCGGAACCAATCCTAAATATGCCAAATACCTTGCTGAAACGTATATCAAGAGAGGTTTCGATGCCTTCGTAACCGAAGCGGTGGTCAATGGCGAAACATTTTACCGAATCAGAGTCGGCACCTATGATTCGTTTTCCCAGGCCAAGACGGCCGGGTTGGATCTCAAAGACCGTTATTCGACCGATTTCTGGATTGATAACAATTATTGA
- a CDS encoding tetratricopeptide repeat protein, with the protein MSNQADGKPEISAEHDSDDRLDFVVTETASPGSNGFLDNPAEKKKTTEPAEDRLEIANNADLLGGVDDIDDNIPAQPVNLVPPPQEESTVSSVADTAPARPVEVKPNNPVKKEIPPIDWHADSQKQAKSGADQPVRSEEVTKRLNKHYAENDLPPGPRISDESAQSDTALADTVRSISDPALAAVSQQVSQKARGLAYYRKNIIQLVGNPFLHDGDEIVVNNKHYLLRTKKLDKRLAIGLFAALVFVVLAVIASQFIKTNLSGEGEIVGMILNKDGQPYLEGALVSIPSLGKAARTNAQGFFRFELIPTGTYEIVYELGDDYVGQGNVTVTAGQLTVMSFNKPVRREYSQKKNDVTQVTSLGTSSKPSSTTSQTRADKGTSTTTGDQYGKIKVEANVENVRFDLEGQILGAGNNTYSKIRPGERRVILSKAGYDDFVTTIKVVPGETTIINATLKRSQGTQATKITEKDYIKLGYDAMASNNIDQAIADFDKAIDYNHGSVDAYEGRAKAYAMSNQSESAALDYIRVGEIARMAKNNNRAIKAFTSALQHSSKSIAAYVGRAGTYADNGDYRTSIDDFEKALDINDKFYPALYGAGVSYFKMAEYKKAEKYFDKAYKIDASDPYLYQYMMLNYLARDNINKMRDTYAAFKTVAGPAELAEFKSSTRFEPVLRLIKEEDR; encoded by the coding sequence TTGAGCAATCAGGCGGACGGCAAACCAGAAATCTCCGCTGAGCACGACTCCGATGATAGACTTGATTTTGTTGTGACCGAGACTGCCAGTCCCGGGTCAAACGGATTTTTGGATAACCCCGCAGAAAAGAAGAAAACCACGGAGCCGGCTGAAGATCGGTTGGAAATCGCCAATAACGCCGATCTCCTGGGTGGAGTCGATGATATTGATGATAATATTCCTGCCCAGCCGGTAAACCTGGTTCCTCCGCCTCAAGAGGAAAGCACTGTCTCTTCCGTTGCCGACACCGCGCCCGCGCGTCCGGTAGAGGTAAAGCCGAACAATCCGGTCAAAAAAGAGATACCGCCTATCGATTGGCATGCTGATTCGCAAAAGCAGGCGAAAAGCGGCGCTGATCAACCGGTTCGATCGGAGGAGGTTACCAAGCGCCTGAACAAACATTATGCCGAAAACGACCTCCCCCCCGGACCAAGGATTTCGGATGAATCCGCTCAGTCCGATACGGCCTTAGCGGATACAGTCCGTTCCATTTCCGATCCGGCGCTGGCTGCGGTTTCACAGCAAGTCAGTCAGAAAGCCCGAGGACTCGCTTATTATCGAAAGAACATCATCCAGCTTGTGGGGAATCCTTTTCTCCATGACGGCGATGAGATCGTGGTTAACAATAAGCATTACCTGCTTCGAACCAAAAAACTCGACAAGCGATTGGCTATCGGTCTCTTTGCCGCCCTGGTGTTTGTCGTTTTGGCAGTAATCGCTTCTCAGTTTATCAAAACCAATCTTTCCGGTGAGGGCGAAATTGTCGGCATGATCCTGAATAAGGATGGACAGCCATATCTGGAAGGCGCCCTGGTGTCGATTCCTTCCCTGGGCAAGGCCGCCAGAACTAATGCGCAGGGCTTTTTCCGGTTCGAACTTATTCCGACCGGAACCTATGAAATTGTTTATGAATTGGGCGATGATTATGTCGGACAGGGCAATGTAACCGTAACGGCTGGCCAATTAACGGTAATGAGTTTTAATAAACCTGTACGCCGGGAGTACAGCCAAAAAAAAAATGACGTCACGCAGGTGACGTCATTAGGCACATCCTCAAAACCTTCTTCGACCACATCCCAAACCCGGGCCGATAAGGGGACTTCCACTACGACAGGCGATCAGTATGGCAAAATTAAGGTGGAAGCCAACGTTGAAAATGTCCGATTTGACCTTGAGGGGCAGATTCTGGGAGCCGGAAATAATACTTACTCCAAAATCAGACCGGGTGAAAGACGGGTTATTTTAAGTAAGGCCGGATATGATGATTTTGTTACCACCATAAAAGTCGTTCCGGGCGAAACCACAATCATAAACGCTACCTTAAAACGAAGCCAGGGGACTCAGGCGACAAAAATCACAGAAAAAGACTATATTAAACTCGGCTATGATGCCATGGCATCCAATAATATCGATCAGGCGATTGCCGATTTCGACAAGGCGATAGATTACAATCACGGTTCGGTCGATGCCTATGAAGGCCGGGCCAAAGCATATGCCATGAGTAATCAATCGGAGTCGGCGGCCCTTGATTATATTCGAGTGGGCGAAATTGCCCGGATGGCCAAAAACAATAATCGGGCCATTAAGGCTTTCACATCAGCCCTTCAGCATTCATCCAAAAGTATCGCAGCCTATGTCGGGCGGGCCGGAACCTATGCCGACAATGGCGATTATCGGACAAGTATAGACGATTTTGAAAAAGCCCTTGATATTAACGACAAATTCTATCCCGCCCTATACGGCGCCGGAGTATCATATTTCAAAATGGCCGAATACAAGAAAGCCGAAAAGTATTTCGATAAGGCCTATAAAATCGATGCCTCCGATCCTTACCTGTACCAGTATATGATGCTGAACTACCTGGCCCGGGATAATATCAATAAAATGCGGGATACCTACGCCGCTTTTAAAACGGTTGCGGGACCGGCCGAATTGGCCGAATTCAAATCGTCCACAAGGTTTGAACCTGTCCTCCGGTTAATCAAAGAAGAAGATAGGTAG
- a CDS encoding TolC family protein, whose product MGSLYRKTLLVISIIMLISGSALAEILTLDDCIELALKKNQDVIRARNMVKSADGNVWNAFGSFLPSISASASAQQTRSDRYIVTDSGHAIYIPSEHENDTLVIPPDTLLLMPYQSEVEMGGVSKSYSLGASASLTVFNGGQNIFNYLGSRSDKEYYKYQAEASEQNLIYNVKAYYFNYLKALDSRKINDEAVKRGEEQLKLAQSRFDVGAASKSDVLKAKVQYGNDKLALISAENDVKIAHANLTYLIGLNVNTDVDFATDYESREYNNSELDALKFGMANYPGLNASKSNLTSAKYAVWSAYGRYLPTLSVSVGRSWSNSRFSEVTKFRSEDAHWTIQTSLSVPIFSNFSRKRDVTSAKASFNNARADYFYAENSVALNIKEAYLIINKAKEALKVAGENVAAAEEDMSLVQEKYNLGAATILELMDAQVSLITAQNSKVEAEFDYNLAVARLENAMGIK is encoded by the coding sequence ATGGGATCCCTTTACCGCAAAACCTTATTGGTTATATCTATTATAATGCTGATCAGCGGATCGGCATTAGCCGAAATCTTAACCTTGGATGACTGTATCGAACTGGCCCTGAAGAAAAATCAGGATGTCATTCGCGCCCGGAATATGGTCAAATCCGCCGATGGCAATGTCTGGAACGCTTTCGGTTCTTTCCTTCCGAGTATTTCGGCCAGCGCCAGCGCCCAGCAAACCCGTTCAGATCGTTATATTGTCACCGACAGCGGTCACGCCATTTATATCCCTTCTGAACATGAAAACGACACTCTGGTCATACCGCCCGACACATTGCTTTTAATGCCCTATCAGTCAGAAGTCGAGATGGGTGGTGTTTCCAAGTCTTATTCGCTGGGAGCCTCGGCCTCGCTGACGGTCTTCAACGGCGGGCAGAATATATTTAATTATTTGGGTTCCCGCTCGGACAAAGAATACTATAAGTATCAGGCTGAGGCCTCGGAACAAAATCTGATTTATAATGTAAAAGCTTATTATTTCAACTACCTCAAGGCCCTGGATAGCCGTAAGATCAATGACGAGGCGGTTAAGAGAGGCGAGGAGCAATTAAAATTGGCCCAGTCCCGGTTCGATGTCGGAGCGGCTTCGAAATCCGATGTTCTCAAGGCCAAGGTGCAGTACGGGAATGACAAACTGGCCCTGATTTCAGCCGAAAACGATGTCAAAATCGCTCATGCCAATTTGACTTATTTGATCGGTCTTAATGTTAACACTGATGTCGATTTCGCCACCGATTATGAAAGCCGGGAATATAACAACAGCGAACTTGATGCTCTAAAATTCGGTATGGCCAATTATCCCGGGCTCAATGCTTCAAAAAGCAATCTGACTTCCGCCAAATACGCCGTTTGGTCGGCCTATGGCCGCTATTTACCGACTCTTTCGGTAAGTGTCGGCCGGTCATGGTCTAATTCGCGGTTCAGCGAGGTTACTAAATTCCGAAGCGAGGATGCCCACTGGACAATTCAGACCAGTCTCAGCGTACCGATCTTTTCTAATTTCAGCCGTAAACGAGATGTTACCAGTGCCAAAGCATCTTTCAACAATGCCCGCGCCGATTACTTTTATGCCGAAAACAGCGTGGCTCTAAATATAAAAGAGGCCTATCTCATTATCAATAAAGCCAAAGAAGCCCTGAAGGTTGCTGGTGAAAATGTGGCCGCCGCCGAAGAGGATATGTCTCTGGTGCAGGAAAAATATAATCTCGGGGCCGCTACCATCCTGGAGTTGATGGATGCACAGGTGAGTCTTATTACCGCTCAAAATTCCAAAGTGGAAGCGGAATTTGATTATAACCTGGCCGTAGCCAGGCTGGAAAACGCTATGGGTATAAAATAA
- a CDS encoding efflux RND transporter periplasmic adaptor subunit — protein sequence MKKGKKKLLIFGAIAVALIIVIANMLSSGKKLTKVTAEAVAVRDLVEEVSASGWVQPKNRVNITSEVTAEIIAIPVKEGDQVTRGQLLVQLDTTQLKKDFDQYRYSLDETKAHTEASRSLFLQSEEEFNRQKELFERKLISETNYNNAEYSYLNSKYTYEAMVNQTKQAQARYEKAEDNLNKTRVAAPMDGVITYMDAEVGEIAAAQTIYSQGKTLMTISNLSAFEIEVDVDETEIVKVQIGQPARIEVDAFPDTIFAGEVVEIGNTAVISGVGTTEQSTNFKVKVLFTEGNASIRPGMSGTVDITTNRRDDVMAVSYGAIVMRELDPDSLETAQKPEIEGSSTTAIAAETTSDSLAADTNIKAPEKTEKKEVKGVFVVKDGVAKFIPVETGIADQKDIEITSGINKDDMIITGPYRILRTLKSGEEVEISKEFLAGEN from the coding sequence ATGAAAAAAGGAAAAAAGAAACTCCTGATATTCGGGGCTATTGCCGTGGCGCTTATTATTGTCATCGCCAATATGTTGTCGTCAGGCAAGAAACTTACAAAGGTGACGGCCGAAGCCGTTGCGGTCAGAGACCTGGTCGAGGAAGTTTCCGCATCAGGCTGGGTTCAGCCCAAAAACAGAGTCAATATTACCTCGGAAGTGACAGCTGAAATAATCGCTATTCCCGTAAAGGAAGGCGATCAAGTAACCCGGGGACAATTACTGGTTCAGCTGGATACCACTCAGTTGAAAAAAGATTTCGACCAGTACCGTTATTCTTTGGATGAAACCAAAGCTCATACTGAAGCCTCCAGATCGCTTTTTCTCCAGTCCGAGGAGGAATTCAATCGCCAGAAGGAATTGTTCGAACGGAAGTTAATATCGGAAACCAATTATAATAATGCCGAGTATTCATACCTGAACAGTAAATATACTTATGAGGCAATGGTTAATCAAACCAAACAGGCTCAGGCAAGATATGAAAAAGCCGAGGATAATCTGAACAAAACCAGGGTGGCGGCACCTATGGACGGTGTCATAACTTATATGGATGCTGAGGTAGGTGAAATCGCCGCCGCTCAGACCATTTATAGCCAGGGCAAGACCCTGATGACCATCTCCAACCTTTCGGCCTTCGAAATTGAGGTCGATGTCGATGAGACTGAGATTGTCAAAGTCCAAATAGGACAACCGGCCAGGATTGAAGTCGATGCTTTTCCGGATACTATTTTTGCCGGAGAAGTCGTTGAAATTGGCAACACAGCTGTTATCTCGGGCGTGGGAACCACGGAACAATCGACCAATTTCAAGGTAAAGGTCCTTTTTACGGAAGGCAATGCCAGTATCCGTCCGGGGATGTCGGGGACAGTTGATATTACCACCAATCGGCGGGATGATGTTATGGCTGTTTCCTATGGTGCTATTGTCATGCGGGAACTGGATCCTGATTCACTTGAAACAGCCCAAAAACCCGAAATTGAAGGATCATCCACGACGGCCATAGCGGCCGAAACGACCTCAGATTCTCTGGCGGCCGACACCAATATCAAAGCCCCCGAAAAGACCGAAAAGAAAGAAGTCAAGGGCGTTTTTGTCGTCAAAGATGGTGTGGCCAAATTTATTCCAGTCGAAACCGGGATTGCCGATCAGAAAGATATTGAAATAACCAGCGGTATCAACAAGGATGATATGATCATAACCGGACCCTACCGGATATTGAGAACCTTGAAGAGCGGGGAAGAGGTCGAAATCTCCAAAGAATTTTTGGCGGGTGAAAACTGA
- a CDS encoding S9 family peptidase, translating into MKIGYASSPYISNTTGDIFFKTAMSGISQMYRLTVEGWPYQLTIFDDGIEWYDVSPGGHKAIVGASIGGNEDAQLYLLDIGTGRISQLTNDEKVRYGTIFWRQDESGLFYTSNVENKRDFKIYSHSLTTGERTLIFDKEGNNAISDVSGDGTLMLVRHLVSNYASQIYLVNLLTGENRMIASGGEETIYDYPVMMPDKRTVYLISNDNPEGILKLARFDIETGALEFIDPDSPWPVDYLEFSPDRRYMAWLINENGYMRLRLRDMILRQPVQSPPMDGIIQSPVLTDDGKVIFQFNSPTQAPDIWLWNWREPELTKVTHSINAGIDMGLFVEPELIKYKSFDGLEIPAFLYLPPDYDGSPIPFIIHVHGGPESQFQPFFQRHFNYLLLNGYGILAPNIRGSSGYGKEYLNLDNYKNRINSIRDIKAGVDYLIEKNYTSRGQIGIKGASYGGYVVLASIAEYPDLFSAAIDQVGIANFVTFLENTRSYRRNLREAEYGPLDDTGFLESISPIHRASRIKTPLLVIHGENDPRVPIDEARQIINAVNESGGIADSLIFPDEGHGVGKLENRLTLYRKMVEFFDKYLKR; encoded by the coding sequence ATGAAAATAGGATATGCCTCTTCCCCATATATTTCCAACACCACCGGAGATATCTTTTTTAAGACAGCCATGTCCGGGATCAGCCAAATGTATCGCCTGACGGTTGAAGGCTGGCCGTACCAGTTGACTATTTTCGATGACGGCATAGAATGGTATGACGTTTCTCCGGGTGGCCATAAGGCAATCGTCGGGGCTTCCATCGGTGGTAACGAAGATGCGCAACTCTATCTGCTTGATATCGGGACCGGACGTATCAGTCAATTGACCAACGATGAAAAGGTGCGTTACGGTACAATCTTCTGGCGGCAAGATGAAAGCGGTCTTTTTTATACTTCCAATGTGGAAAACAAACGCGATTTCAAAATATATTCACATAGTCTGACCACCGGTGAACGAACTTTGATCTTTGATAAAGAAGGCAATAATGCCATTTCCGACGTATCCGGGGACGGGACTTTGATGCTGGTTCGGCACCTGGTTTCCAATTATGCCAGCCAGATATATCTTGTCAACCTGCTTACCGGGGAAAACCGGATGATCGCCTCAGGTGGTGAAGAAACGATTTATGATTACCCGGTTATGATGCCTGACAAAAGAACGGTTTACCTGATAAGCAATGACAATCCCGAAGGTATCCTTAAACTGGCCCGTTTTGATATTGAAACCGGTGCGCTGGAATTTATCGACCCGGATTCTCCTTGGCCGGTTGATTATCTGGAGTTTTCCCCCGATCGCAGATATATGGCTTGGCTGATAAACGAAAATGGATATATGCGGTTGCGTCTCCGTGATATGATCCTTAGACAACCGGTACAAAGTCCGCCGATGGATGGAATTATCCAGTCACCGGTATTGACTGATGATGGGAAGGTAATTTTTCAGTTTAACAGCCCCACCCAAGCCCCCGATATCTGGCTCTGGAACTGGCGGGAGCCGGAATTGACGAAAGTCACGCATTCTATCAATGCCGGTATTGATATGGGGCTGTTTGTTGAGCCTGAACTAATCAAATACAAGTCCTTTGATGGTCTGGAAATTCCGGCCTTTCTATATCTTCCACCGGATTATGATGGAAGTCCGATACCGTTCATCATTCATGTCCATGGTGGTCCGGAAAGCCAGTTCCAGCCGTTTTTCCAGCGGCATTTCAATTACCTGCTTTTAAACGGTTATGGTATACTGGCCCCGAACATCCGCGGTTCTTCGGGATATGGCAAAGAGTATTTGAATCTTGATAATTACAAGAACCGTATCAATTCCATCAGGGATATTAAGGCCGGCGTTGATTATCTGATTGAAAAGAATTATACCAGCCGGGGTCAGATCGGTATTAAGGGAGCCAGTTACGGTGGTTATGTTGTCCTGGCCAGTATTGCCGAATATCCCGACCTTTTTTCTGCGGCCATAGATCAGGTGGGTATTGCTAATTTTGTTACCTTCCTGGAAAACACCCGCTCTTATCGGCGGAATCTGCGTGAGGCGGAATATGGTCCTCTTGATGATACGGGATTTCTGGAATCCATCTCCCCCATCCATCGCGCCAGCCGCATTAAAACGCCGCTTCTGGTGATTCACGGGGAAAACGATCCCAGGGTACCGATTGATGAGGCCCGGCAAATAATCAATGCGGTAAATGAAAGCGGCGGGATAGCCGATTCCCTGATATTCCCCGATGAAGGCCATGGTGTCGGCAAACTGGAAAACCGCCTGACGCTATATCGAAAAATGGTGGAGTTTTTTGATAAATACTTAAAGAGGTAA
- a CDS encoding ABC transporter ATP-binding protein: protein MIETKEIWKTYDMGAIKVHALRGVSISIEKGDYLAIMGPSGSGKSTLMNLIGCLDTPSSGEYYLNGSLVSQMHDDDLAVIRNREIGFVFQTFNLMPRATALHNVELPLVYGGTGKAERVEQAKKALAEVDLADRMFHKPNELSGGQRQRVAIARALVNNPSLVLADEPTGNIDTKTGHEIMQLFSELHRKGNTIILVTHELEIAQYADRILHIRDGVIEKDETVRHSA, encoded by the coding sequence ATGATTGAAACCAAAGAAATCTGGAAAACCTATGATATGGGAGCAATCAAAGTGCATGCTTTGAGGGGCGTTTCCATTTCCATTGAAAAAGGAGACTATCTTGCCATTATGGGGCCATCGGGATCGGGGAAATCGACCTTGATGAATCTCATCGGATGTCTTGATACTCCCAGTAGCGGTGAATATTACCTCAATGGCAGCCTTGTTAGCCAGATGCATGACGATGATCTGGCCGTTATCCGTAATAGAGAAATAGGTTTTGTTTTTCAAACATTCAATCTCATGCCGAGGGCCACAGCATTGCATAATGTAGAACTACCTCTTGTTTACGGGGGAACCGGCAAGGCTGAACGGGTGGAACAAGCCAAAAAGGCGCTGGCCGAAGTTGATTTGGCTGACAGGATGTTTCATAAGCCCAATGAACTTTCGGGCGGTCAGCGTCAGCGGGTAGCTATAGCCAGGGCACTGGTCAATAATCCCTCCCTGGTTCTGGCCGATGAGCCAACCGGTAATATCGATACCAAAACCGGCCATGAAATTATGCAGTTGTTCTCTGAATTACATCGGAAGGGCAACACCATTATTCTTGTGACTCATGAGCTGGAAATAGCCCAATATGCGGATCGGATTTTGCATATTAGGGACGGCGTAATAGAAAAAGACGAGACAGTTCGTCATTCGGCGTGA